In the Astatotilapia calliptera chromosome 5, fAstCal1.2, whole genome shotgun sequence genome, one interval contains:
- the stau1 gene encoding double-stranded RNA-binding protein Staufen homolog 1 isoform X1 has translation MSQLQFQCPASPMPAASAPLQPQPSYSIPCASGTLPSESASQPIRSSALPAGSATPYNSTTVSNMANPKEKTPMCLVNELARFNKIQPEYKLLCEQGPAHSKIFSVRLTLGDQHWEAEGTSIKKAQHSAAASALAETTLPKPTVRTPRSTGKHQADGMTHITELSALCIKLGKKPLYKPIDAYTGMRPPNFNYNVRAPGPYQRSMQQYYYPFPPVGPMIYHVELSIGGQQFFGKGRTRQLAKHDAAAKALKVLQKEPILQQLPVVNGEPEEENLNKSEISQVFEIALKRNLPVSFEVLKEEGPPHMKTFVVRVTVGEFTGEGEGKSKKIAKKLAAAAVLGELKRLPHIPSVEKTQPRIKKKTKSIIKLQTSPEYGQGMNPISRLAQIQQAKKEKEPEYSMVTERGLPRRREFVMQVTVCGQSAEGMGPSKKVAKRNAAEKMLELLGYKVPQPQPPKPALKTDEKTPVKKPGDGRKVTFYEPGSVEEGTLGSKEEDFRLPYLSHQQLPAGILPMMPEVAQAVGACQGSQAKDYSRSIPNPGKTTITAMIANELLYAGTSLTAETILKTKNNMNQLPHGPLTRPSEQLGYLASVQGLQVEYKDFPKNNKNEFVSLINCSSQPPLISHGIGKDVESCHDMAALNILKLLSELDQQSNERTGNGPVSGCGKQEIEGDLHIKQANSSTLAQTLDGTV, from the exons ATGTCTCAGCTCCAGTTTCAGTGTCCAGCTAGCCCCATGCCCGCTGCTTCTGCCCCCCTGCAGCCACAGCCTAGCTACAGCATCCCTTGTGCCTCAGGCACCCTACCGTCAGAGAGCGCCAGCCAGCCCATCAGGAGCTCCGCTCTCCCCGCAGGGTCAGCCACTCCCTACAATAGCACCACAG TATCTAACATGGCAAACCCTAAAGAGAAGACCCCTATGTGTTTGGTGAATGAGTTAGCCCGTTTTAACAAGATTCAACCTGAATATAAGCTGCTTTGTGAGCAAGGGCCAGCTCACTCAAAG ATTTTCTCAGTGAGGCTCACGCTGGGAGATCAGCATTGGGAGGCAGAGGGGACCAGTATCAAGAAAGCTCAGCATTCCGCTGCTGCATCAGCCCTCGCTGAGACTACACTCCCTAAACCCACTGTGAGGACACCCCGCAGCACAGGAAAGCACCAAG CAGATGGCATGACGCATATTACAGAGCTGAGTGCACTATGCATCAAACTTGGTAAAAAGCCTCTCTATAAACCCATCGACGCATATACGGGGATGAGACCACCAAACTTCAACTACAATGTGCGGGCTCCAGGGCCTTACCAGCGCTCTATGCAACA GTACTACTACCCATTTCCTCCTGTGGGACCAATGATATATCATGTGGAGCTTTCTATTGGAGGCCAGCAGTTTTTTGGGAAAGGACGAACGCGGCAGTTAGCCAAACACGATGCTGCTGCCAAGGCCTTGAAAGTACTGCAGAAGGAGCCAATACTGCAACAGTTGCCAGTG GTGAATGGAGAGCCCGAGGAGGAGAACCTGAACAAATCAGAAATCAGTCAAGTCTTTGAAATTGCACTTAAACGCAACTTACCTGTCAGCTTTGAG GTTTTAAAAGAAGAGGGCCCTCCACACATGAAGACTTTTGTAGTGCGTGTTACAGTTGGCGAGTTCACAGGAGAGGGCGagggaaaaagtaaaaagattgCAAAGAAgctagcagcagcagctgtgctgGGAGAGTTGAAGAGACTACCCCATATACCCAGTGTAGAAAAGACGCAGCCCCGcatcaaaaagaaaaccaaatctATCATCAAG CTGCAGACCAGTCCAGAATATGGACAGGGAATGAATCCCATCAGCCGCTTGGCTCAGATCCAGCAGGCCAAGAAGGAGAAGGAGCCGGAGTATAGCATGGTGACAGAGAGAGGGCTGCCACGGCGCAGGGAGTTTGTCATGCAG GTTACTGTGTGTGGGCAGTCTGCAGAGGGAATGGGACCCAGCAAGAAGGTGGCCAAGAGGAACGCAGCAGAGAAAATGCTGGAGCTCTTGGGGTATAAAGTGCCTCAGCCTCAACCCCCAAAACCGGCACTCAAAACTGATGAAAAG ACCCCAGTGAAAAAGCCAGGTGATGGGCGCAAAGTGACCTTCTACGAACCTGGTTCTGTAGAGGAGGGGACACTGG GTTCCAAGGAGGAGGACTTCCGCCTGCCTTACCTGAGCCACCAGCAGCTGCCTGCAGGGATCCTGCCCATGATGCCTGAGGTGGCACAAGCAGTTGGGGCCTGCCAAGGATCCCAGGCCAAGGACTACAGTCGAAGTATACCCAACCCAGGCAAGACCACGATCACTGCCATGATTGCCAACGAGCTGCTTTATGCTGGGACATCACTGACTGCAGAGACTATCCTGAAGACTAAAAATAACATGAATCAACTGCCCCACGGCCCCCTAACCAGGCCCTCGGAACAGCTCGGCTATCTGGCATCTGTGCAGGGTCTACAG GTGGAATACAAGGATTTTCCCAAAAACAATAAGAATGAGTTTGTGTCACTGATTAACTGCTCCTCCCAGCCACCGCTCATCAGTCATGGGATTGGGAAAGATGTAGAATCCTGTCATGATATG GCTGCACTGAACATATTGAAGTTGCTCTCAGAGTTGGACCAGCAGTCAAACGAAAGGACAGGAAATGGACCAGTTTCTGG GTGTGGCAAACAAGAAATTGAAGGGGACTTGCACATCAAACAGGCTAACTCAAGCACATTGGCACAGACCCTGGATGGCACTGTTTAG
- the stau1 gene encoding double-stranded RNA-binding protein Staufen homolog 1 isoform X2, which translates to MSQLQFQCPASPMPAASAPLQPQPSYSIPCASGTLPSESASQPIRSSALPAGSATPYNSTTVSNMANPKEKTPMCLVNELARFNKIQPEYKLLCEQGPAHSKIFSVRLTLGDQHWEAEGTSIKKAQHSAAASALAETTLPKPTVRTPRSTGKHQDGMTHITELSALCIKLGKKPLYKPIDAYTGMRPPNFNYNVRAPGPYQRSMQQYYYPFPPVGPMIYHVELSIGGQQFFGKGRTRQLAKHDAAAKALKVLQKEPILQQLPVVNGEPEEENLNKSEISQVFEIALKRNLPVSFEVLKEEGPPHMKTFVVRVTVGEFTGEGEGKSKKIAKKLAAAAVLGELKRLPHIPSVEKTQPRIKKKTKSIIKLQTSPEYGQGMNPISRLAQIQQAKKEKEPEYSMVTERGLPRRREFVMQVTVCGQSAEGMGPSKKVAKRNAAEKMLELLGYKVPQPQPPKPALKTDEKTPVKKPGDGRKVTFYEPGSVEEGTLGSKEEDFRLPYLSHQQLPAGILPMMPEVAQAVGACQGSQAKDYSRSIPNPGKTTITAMIANELLYAGTSLTAETILKTKNNMNQLPHGPLTRPSEQLGYLASVQGLQVEYKDFPKNNKNEFVSLINCSSQPPLISHGIGKDVESCHDMAALNILKLLSELDQQSNERTGNGPVSGCGKQEIEGDLHIKQANSSTLAQTLDGTV; encoded by the exons ATGTCTCAGCTCCAGTTTCAGTGTCCAGCTAGCCCCATGCCCGCTGCTTCTGCCCCCCTGCAGCCACAGCCTAGCTACAGCATCCCTTGTGCCTCAGGCACCCTACCGTCAGAGAGCGCCAGCCAGCCCATCAGGAGCTCCGCTCTCCCCGCAGGGTCAGCCACTCCCTACAATAGCACCACAG TATCTAACATGGCAAACCCTAAAGAGAAGACCCCTATGTGTTTGGTGAATGAGTTAGCCCGTTTTAACAAGATTCAACCTGAATATAAGCTGCTTTGTGAGCAAGGGCCAGCTCACTCAAAG ATTTTCTCAGTGAGGCTCACGCTGGGAGATCAGCATTGGGAGGCAGAGGGGACCAGTATCAAGAAAGCTCAGCATTCCGCTGCTGCATCAGCCCTCGCTGAGACTACACTCCCTAAACCCACTGTGAGGACACCCCGCAGCACAGGAAAGCACCAAG ATGGCATGACGCATATTACAGAGCTGAGTGCACTATGCATCAAACTTGGTAAAAAGCCTCTCTATAAACCCATCGACGCATATACGGGGATGAGACCACCAAACTTCAACTACAATGTGCGGGCTCCAGGGCCTTACCAGCGCTCTATGCAACA GTACTACTACCCATTTCCTCCTGTGGGACCAATGATATATCATGTGGAGCTTTCTATTGGAGGCCAGCAGTTTTTTGGGAAAGGACGAACGCGGCAGTTAGCCAAACACGATGCTGCTGCCAAGGCCTTGAAAGTACTGCAGAAGGAGCCAATACTGCAACAGTTGCCAGTG GTGAATGGAGAGCCCGAGGAGGAGAACCTGAACAAATCAGAAATCAGTCAAGTCTTTGAAATTGCACTTAAACGCAACTTACCTGTCAGCTTTGAG GTTTTAAAAGAAGAGGGCCCTCCACACATGAAGACTTTTGTAGTGCGTGTTACAGTTGGCGAGTTCACAGGAGAGGGCGagggaaaaagtaaaaagattgCAAAGAAgctagcagcagcagctgtgctgGGAGAGTTGAAGAGACTACCCCATATACCCAGTGTAGAAAAGACGCAGCCCCGcatcaaaaagaaaaccaaatctATCATCAAG CTGCAGACCAGTCCAGAATATGGACAGGGAATGAATCCCATCAGCCGCTTGGCTCAGATCCAGCAGGCCAAGAAGGAGAAGGAGCCGGAGTATAGCATGGTGACAGAGAGAGGGCTGCCACGGCGCAGGGAGTTTGTCATGCAG GTTACTGTGTGTGGGCAGTCTGCAGAGGGAATGGGACCCAGCAAGAAGGTGGCCAAGAGGAACGCAGCAGAGAAAATGCTGGAGCTCTTGGGGTATAAAGTGCCTCAGCCTCAACCCCCAAAACCGGCACTCAAAACTGATGAAAAG ACCCCAGTGAAAAAGCCAGGTGATGGGCGCAAAGTGACCTTCTACGAACCTGGTTCTGTAGAGGAGGGGACACTGG GTTCCAAGGAGGAGGACTTCCGCCTGCCTTACCTGAGCCACCAGCAGCTGCCTGCAGGGATCCTGCCCATGATGCCTGAGGTGGCACAAGCAGTTGGGGCCTGCCAAGGATCCCAGGCCAAGGACTACAGTCGAAGTATACCCAACCCAGGCAAGACCACGATCACTGCCATGATTGCCAACGAGCTGCTTTATGCTGGGACATCACTGACTGCAGAGACTATCCTGAAGACTAAAAATAACATGAATCAACTGCCCCACGGCCCCCTAACCAGGCCCTCGGAACAGCTCGGCTATCTGGCATCTGTGCAGGGTCTACAG GTGGAATACAAGGATTTTCCCAAAAACAATAAGAATGAGTTTGTGTCACTGATTAACTGCTCCTCCCAGCCACCGCTCATCAGTCATGGGATTGGGAAAGATGTAGAATCCTGTCATGATATG GCTGCACTGAACATATTGAAGTTGCTCTCAGAGTTGGACCAGCAGTCAAACGAAAGGACAGGAAATGGACCAGTTTCTGG GTGTGGCAAACAAGAAATTGAAGGGGACTTGCACATCAAACAGGCTAACTCAAGCACATTGGCACAGACCCTGGATGGCACTGTTTAG